A single genomic interval of Amycolatopsis albispora harbors:
- a CDS encoding group II truncated hemoglobin codes for MGDTGPTVYEWAGGAEAWHRLTEVFYQKVVKDELLAPLFAHMEPDHPEHVALMLGEVFGGPADYTERFGGYPRLVARHRGRDIQPEQRARWVELMLETADEVGLPDDAPFRSAFVAYLEFGSRRAMANSKPGATPGRRETLKLWGWGEAAPGEE; via the coding sequence ATGGGGGACACGGGTCCGACCGTCTACGAATGGGCAGGCGGCGCCGAGGCCTGGCACCGGCTGACCGAGGTCTTCTACCAGAAGGTGGTCAAGGACGAGCTGCTGGCTCCGCTGTTCGCGCACATGGAACCCGACCACCCGGAACACGTCGCGCTGATGCTCGGCGAGGTGTTCGGCGGACCGGCCGACTACACCGAGCGGTTCGGCGGGTACCCGCGCCTGGTGGCCCGGCACCGCGGCCGCGACATCCAGCCGGAGCAGCGCGCCCGCTGGGTGGAGCTGATGCTGGAAACCGCGGACGAGGTGGGCCTGCCCGACGACGCGCCGTTCCGGTCGGCGTTCGTGGCGTACCTGGAATTCGGCTCCAGGCGGGCCATGGCCAATTCGAAACCGGGCGCGACCCCGGGGCGGCGCGAAACCCTCAAGCTCTGGGGCTGGGGCGAGGCCGCCCCCGGCGAAGAGTGA
- a CDS encoding class I adenylate-forming enzyme family protein: MGIADRIERLLREAPDDAEAIEHHGVWWSWGRLRACAQTADEALRAARTGPGARVGLILDNRPEHVAALAALLAGGRCAVVLNPLQPADRLAADIAGAGVSTVLGGSDHLAAAGLPTAEVRAVELGRDGAVRSSGGPDLVRPGSGPGVAFELFTSGTTGPPKRIALSYRQLDQALASAGQAPEPEALLLPSVSVIAAPLVHIGGLWGVLSALHTGRRMVLMTRFSVWPWVEAVERYRVRAAFLVPAALRDILADDVPRERLASLKLITSGSTVLPAELADSFYRRYGIRVLTTYGATEFAGAVAGWTYALHEKWWDRKAGSSGQAYPGVRLRVTGEAGAVLPAGQVGRLEVRTAQSARGAGAWVRTSDLARIDEDGFLWVVGRADDAINRGGFKVRPDAVRRALERHPAVREAAVAGLPDVRLGAVPVAAVELEPGQPRPAVAELLDLCRAELLPYELPRHVLLVDALPRSPSAKVSRTDVLELVRAALAEEALTP; this comes from the coding sequence ATGGGGATCGCGGACCGGATCGAGCGGCTGCTGCGGGAGGCGCCGGACGACGCCGAAGCGATCGAGCACCACGGGGTGTGGTGGTCGTGGGGCCGGCTGCGTGCCTGCGCGCAGACGGCGGACGAGGCGTTGCGGGCCGCCAGGACCGGCCCCGGCGCCCGGGTGGGGCTGATCCTGGACAACCGGCCCGAACACGTGGCGGCGCTGGCCGCGTTGCTGGCCGGCGGGCGGTGCGCCGTCGTGCTCAACCCGTTGCAGCCCGCTGATCGGCTCGCCGCGGACATCGCCGGTGCCGGGGTTTCGACGGTGCTCGGCGGATCGGACCACCTCGCCGCCGCGGGACTGCCGACGGCCGAGGTGCGGGCGGTGGAGCTGGGCCGGGACGGCGCGGTGCGGTCGTCCGGCGGGCCGGACCTGGTGCGGCCGGGCAGCGGTCCCGGCGTCGCGTTCGAGCTGTTCACCTCCGGAACCACCGGCCCGCCCAAGCGCATCGCGCTGAGCTACCGGCAACTGGACCAGGCGCTGGCGTCCGCCGGGCAGGCCCCGGAGCCGGAGGCGCTCCTGCTGCCGTCGGTCTCGGTGATCGCCGCACCGCTGGTGCACATCGGCGGGCTGTGGGGCGTGCTCAGCGCACTGCACACCGGCCGCCGGATGGTGCTGATGACCAGGTTCTCGGTGTGGCCGTGGGTCGAAGCCGTCGAGCGGTACCGGGTGCGGGCCGCCTTCCTCGTGCCCGCGGCGTTGCGCGACATCCTGGCCGACGACGTCCCTCGTGAGCGGCTGGCTTCGCTCAAGCTGATCACCTCCGGTTCCACCGTGCTGCCCGCCGAACTGGCCGACAGCTTCTACCGGCGGTACGGCATCCGGGTGCTGACCACCTACGGCGCCACCGAGTTCGCCGGCGCGGTGGCCGGCTGGACCTACGCGCTGCACGAGAAGTGGTGGGATCGCAAGGCGGGCAGCTCCGGCCAGGCTTATCCCGGGGTGCGGCTGCGGGTGACCGGCGAGGCCGGTGCGGTGCTGCCGGCCGGCCAGGTCGGCAGGCTGGAGGTCCGGACCGCGCAGTCCGCGCGCGGCGCGGGGGCCTGGGTGCGCACCAGCGACCTGGCGCGGATCGACGAGGACGGCTTCCTCTGGGTGGTCGGCCGGGCCGACGACGCGATCAACCGGGGCGGGTTCAAGGTGCGGCCGGACGCGGTCAGGCGCGCGCTGGAACGGCACCCCGCCGTGCGTGAGGCGGCGGTGGCCGGGCTGCCGGACGTGCGGCTGGGCGCGGTCCCGGTGGCCGCGGTGGAACTCGAACCGGGGCAGCCGCGGCCCGCCGTGGCCGAACTGCTCGACCTGTGCCGCGCCGAACTGCTGCCCTACGAACTGCCCCGGCACGTCCTGCTGGTCGACGCGCTGCCCCGCAGCCCGTCGGCCAAGGTCAGCCGCACGGACGTGCTGGAGCTGGTGCGTGCCGCGCTGGCCGAGGAGGCCCTCACCCCATGA
- a CDS encoding GNAT family N-acetyltransferase — protein sequence MTQETHETMSTTETPRSIPTALPGFTVRVATPAEWARVTEWANREGWNHGFSDAACFLATDPHGFFLGYLGDRPVAAVSLVNHNDGYAVWGHYLVDPGFRAQGYGRATCRVARKHAGDRILASDAMPGQVTNYTRSGLVRAHDTVHYTGLPRPSGDAAAGVVPYEPAWLDAVTDYDRLSFPDGRPAFLAHWLAAEGHRTFLRVTDGVLTGYGVLRPAPLRWRIGPLVADTEQDGEALFAALTTGLGPDEEVSLFVPERQGWFAAARGLTEEFRVVRMYTAAVPEGRAERVYAIGSLELG from the coding sequence ATGACACAGGAGACACACGAGACCATGAGCACCACGGAAACCCCGCGCTCGATCCCGACCGCGCTGCCCGGCTTCACCGTTCGCGTGGCCACACCGGCCGAATGGGCGCGGGTGACCGAGTGGGCGAACCGGGAAGGCTGGAACCACGGGTTCTCCGACGCCGCCTGCTTCCTCGCCACCGACCCGCACGGCTTCTTCCTGGGGTACCTGGGCGACCGCCCGGTCGCGGCCGTGTCACTGGTCAACCACAACGACGGGTACGCGGTCTGGGGCCACTACCTGGTCGATCCCGGGTTCCGGGCCCAGGGGTACGGGCGGGCGACCTGCCGGGTGGCCCGCAAGCACGCCGGGGACCGGATCCTCGCCTCCGACGCGATGCCCGGCCAGGTCACCAACTACACCCGGTCCGGGCTGGTCCGCGCGCACGACACCGTGCACTACACGGGACTGCCGCGGCCATCCGGTGACGCCGCGGCCGGCGTGGTGCCCTACGAACCAGCTTGGCTGGACGCCGTCACCGACTACGACCGACTGTCCTTTCCGGACGGTCGCCCGGCGTTCCTGGCGCACTGGCTGGCCGCCGAGGGACACCGCACCTTCCTGCGGGTGACCGACGGGGTGCTCACCGGCTACGGCGTGCTGCGCCCCGCCCCGCTGCGCTGGCGCATCGGCCCGCTGGTGGCCGACACCGAACAGGACGGCGAAGCCCTGTTCGCCGCGCTCACGACCGGTCTCGGCCCGGACGAGGAGGTGTCGTTGTTCGTGCCCGAACGACAGGGCTGGTTCGCCGCCGCACGGGGGCTCACCGAGGAGTTCCGGGTGGTGCGCATGTACACCGCGGCCGTGCCGGAAGGCCGGGCGGAGCGCGTCTACGCCATCGGCAGCCTGGAACTCGGCTGA
- a CDS encoding methyltransferase, translating to MTDLSKARGTLMRRLFGSRATEVVALMARMDLADAIGDGVADAEVLARSYDLAPDRLHRLLRALTSLGMCAESAPGKFTLTEAGALLRQDHPESMYDFARFHTAPETLRPWTSLERSLYTGRAAFEEHFGQPLYDHLADHPELSARFAAAMSEESRTTAETIAEHYDFGPFRTVTDIGGGDGTLITAILRRNPGLHGTVFDTAEGVAQAADRVRAAGLGDRCVITTGDFFTAVPAGSDLYLIKSTLHNWDDEHAVRILRSCRAALGEHGRLLIIDVLLPERVGPDPAGLNPYIKDLQMLVLVGGQERTLADFDRLTAAAGLAIGSVVALPAHVGLSLIEARPA from the coding sequence ATGACGGACCTGTCCAAGGCACGGGGCACGCTGATGCGGCGGTTGTTCGGTTCGCGTGCCACCGAGGTGGTGGCCCTGATGGCGCGCATGGACCTCGCCGACGCCATCGGCGACGGAGTTGCCGACGCCGAGGTGCTCGCGCGGTCCTACGATCTCGCCCCGGACCGGCTGCACCGGCTGCTGCGGGCGCTGACCAGCCTCGGCATGTGCGCGGAGAGCGCACCGGGCAAGTTCACCCTGACCGAGGCCGGGGCGCTGCTGCGCCAGGACCACCCGGAGTCGATGTACGACTTCGCGCGCTTCCACACCGCGCCCGAGACCCTGCGCCCGTGGACCAGCCTGGAGCGCAGCCTGTACACCGGGCGCGCCGCGTTCGAGGAGCACTTCGGGCAGCCGCTGTACGACCACCTGGCGGACCATCCGGAACTGTCCGCGCGGTTCGCCGCGGCGATGAGCGAGGAGAGCCGGACCACCGCGGAGACGATCGCCGAGCACTACGACTTCGGGCCGTTCCGCACGGTCACCGACATCGGCGGGGGCGACGGCACGCTGATCACCGCGATCCTCCGGCGGAACCCCGGCCTGCACGGCACCGTCTTCGACACCGCCGAGGGCGTGGCCCAAGCCGCCGATCGGGTCCGGGCGGCCGGGCTCGGTGACCGCTGCGTGATCACCACCGGCGACTTCTTCACCGCGGTACCAGCGGGTTCGGACCTGTACCTGATCAAAAGCACGCTGCACAACTGGGACGACGAGCACGCCGTCCGGATCCTGCGCAGCTGCCGGGCGGCGCTGGGCGAGCACGGCAGGTTGCTGATCATCGACGTGCTGCTGCCCGAGCGGGTGGGGCCGGACCCGGCCGGGCTGAACCCGTACATCAAGGACCTGCAGATGCTGGTGCTCGTCGGCGGGCAGGAACGCACCCTGGCGGACTTCGACCGGCTGACCGCAGCGGCCGGGCTGGCCATCGGTTCCGTGGTCGCGCTGCCCGCGCACGTCGGCCTGAGCCTGATCGAAGCCAGGCCGGCATGA
- a CDS encoding AMP-binding protein, giving the protein MIPSSSTGELVERCALRYGGQIAVVCGERRLTYRAQLARIRQTGRALLSLGLRRGDRVALLMANGPRLLDVYFGLLWAGLAVVPLDPVGGRRDHAFRIRDSGARAVVHDSGQDGQVAAEHTLDAEHLARLADREATGPGRPETGPDDLYGIFYTADAEGRARGAVHTHATYLWAVLGHLLDAGLGECDRFAHVAPITHAGGVFVLPTWLRGGTNVLLERFDPELFAHTVETERITATMVVPTMLNLLLDHVGGNAAGLRSLSTVVYGVAPMRRARLLRAMEVFGPVLTGLHGLAEAPNQVTVLRKAEHAMALRTGDHAILSSLGRPVSLAGTRLADDGELLVRGPHVARSYWNGDRLDGWLPTGDVVREDERGFLHQVDRKKDLIVSGGYHVYARPVEAALATHPAVREVVVIGVPDDKWGEAVTAVVVADPASGVTGAELTARAAEQVGRVRAPKAVEFVESLPTLASGLPDKAAVRAGRPVGGYPARPR; this is encoded by the coding sequence ATGATCCCCTCGTCGAGCACCGGTGAGCTGGTCGAACGGTGCGCGCTGCGCTACGGCGGCCAGATCGCGGTGGTGTGCGGGGAGCGGCGGCTCACCTACCGGGCCCAGCTCGCCCGCATCCGGCAGACCGGGCGCGCGCTGCTGTCGCTGGGGTTGCGCCGCGGTGACCGGGTCGCGCTGCTGATGGCCAACGGCCCGCGCCTGCTCGATGTCTACTTCGGACTGCTCTGGGCCGGGTTGGCGGTGGTGCCGCTCGATCCCGTCGGTGGACGGCGCGACCACGCGTTCCGCATCCGGGATTCGGGTGCGCGCGCGGTGGTGCACGACTCCGGCCAAGACGGCCAGGTGGCCGCGGAGCACACACTCGACGCCGAGCACCTGGCGCGGCTGGCCGATCGGGAGGCGACGGGGCCGGGACGGCCCGAGACCGGGCCGGACGATCTGTACGGCATCTTCTACACCGCCGACGCCGAGGGCCGCGCCAGGGGAGCGGTGCACACGCACGCCACCTACCTGTGGGCGGTGCTGGGGCACCTCCTCGACGCCGGGCTCGGTGAGTGCGACCGGTTCGCGCACGTCGCGCCGATCACGCACGCCGGTGGTGTGTTCGTGCTGCCGACCTGGTTGCGTGGTGGCACGAACGTGCTGCTGGAACGGTTCGACCCGGAACTGTTCGCCCACACGGTCGAAACCGAGCGGATCACCGCCACGATGGTGGTGCCCACCATGCTCAACCTGTTGCTGGACCACGTCGGTGGCAACGCGGCGGGTCTGCGGTCACTGTCCACAGTGGTCTACGGGGTGGCACCGATGCGCCGGGCGCGGCTGTTGCGGGCGATGGAGGTCTTCGGCCCGGTGCTCACCGGCCTCCACGGTCTGGCCGAAGCGCCGAACCAGGTGACCGTGCTGCGCAAGGCCGAGCACGCCATGGCCCTGCGCACCGGTGACCACGCCATCCTGTCCTCGCTCGGGCGGCCGGTGTCCCTGGCCGGGACGAGGCTGGCGGACGACGGCGAACTCCTGGTCCGTGGCCCGCACGTCGCGCGGTCGTACTGGAACGGCGACCGGCTGGACGGCTGGCTGCCCACGGGTGACGTGGTGCGTGAGGACGAACGCGGCTTCCTCCACCAGGTCGACCGGAAAAAGGACCTGATCGTGTCCGGCGGTTACCACGTCTACGCGCGACCGGTGGAGGCCGCGCTCGCCACGCACCCGGCGGTACGCGAGGTGGTGGTCATCGGGGTGCCGGACGACAAGTGGGGAGAGGCGGTGACCGCCGTGGTGGTGGCCGATCCGGCGAGCGGGGTGACCGGTGCCGAGCTGACGGCCCGCGCGGCCGAACAGGTGGGGCGAGTCCGAGCGCCCAAGGCGGTCGAATTTGTCGAATCCCTGCCGACGCTCGCTTCGGGCCTGCCCGACAAGGCCGCGGTGCGGGCGGGGCGACCGGTGGGCGGTTACCCCGCCCGGCCGCGATGA